A genomic window from Streptomyces sp. WMMC940 includes:
- a CDS encoding amidohydrolase family protein encodes MPLVLPPLVDHHCHGVLRHSPARDGFASFLTESDAPPAPGTSFFDSQLGFAVLRWCPPLLGLEAHCPPERYLERRRELGSEEATRLLLRASGTGTYLVDTGLPGDLTGPTELAELGGGDAGVIVRLESLAERAADASHDATGFMEVFDHSVAASARTAIGFKSVAAYRYGLGLDPDPPGAAEVHAAAARWLAERGPGGRLTDPVLLRHLLWAAVRTGLPLQLHTGFGDPDLRLDRCDPLLLTDFIRAVAPHGCPLVLLHGYPYHRNAAYLAHAFTHVYADVGLALSHTGVRAAAVLAEALELTPFGKLLYSSDAYGLPELYLVGARVFEDALTRLTDDWTSSGAWSGRDATRIAGLLAADNAARLYGLVPAES; translated from the coding sequence ATGCCCCTCGTCCTGCCCCCGCTCGTCGACCACCACTGCCACGGGGTGCTGCGGCACTCACCGGCACGGGACGGGTTCGCCTCGTTCCTGACCGAGTCGGACGCCCCGCCCGCGCCCGGTACGAGCTTCTTCGACAGCCAGCTGGGGTTCGCGGTGCTCCGCTGGTGTCCGCCCCTGCTCGGGCTGGAGGCGCACTGCCCGCCGGAGCGCTATCTGGAGCGCCGTCGCGAACTGGGGTCCGAGGAGGCGACGCGGCTGCTGCTGCGGGCGAGCGGCACCGGCACCTATCTGGTGGACACCGGGCTTCCGGGCGACCTCACCGGGCCCACCGAGCTGGCGGAGCTGGGCGGCGGGGACGCGGGCGTGATCGTGCGCCTGGAGTCCCTCGCCGAGCGTGCGGCGGACGCGAGCCACGACGCCACCGGCTTCATGGAGGTGTTCGACCACTCCGTCGCGGCCTCGGCCCGCACGGCCATCGGCTTCAAGTCGGTCGCGGCGTACCGGTACGGGCTCGGGCTGGACCCCGATCCGCCCGGCGCCGCAGAGGTCCACGCCGCCGCGGCCCGCTGGCTGGCGGAGCGCGGCCCCGGTGGGCGGCTCACGGACCCGGTGCTGCTGCGGCATCTGCTCTGGGCGGCGGTCCGCACCGGACTGCCGCTCCAGTTGCACACGGGCTTCGGCGACCCGGATCTTCGGCTCGACCGCTGTGATCCCCTGCTGCTGACGGACTTCATCAGGGCCGTCGCCCCGCACGGCTGCCCGCTGGTGCTGCTGCACGGCTACCCGTACCACCGGAACGCCGCCTACCTCGCCCACGCGTTCACACACGTGTACGCGGATGTGGGCCTCGCTCTGTCCCACACGGGGGTCAGGGCGGCCGCCGTGCTCGCCGAGGCGCTGGAGCTCACCCCGTTCGGCAAACTGCTCTACTCGAGCGACGCGTACGGGCTGCCGGAGCTGTACCTCGTCGGCGCCAGGGTGTTCGAGGACGCGCTCACCAGGCTCACCGACGACTGGACGTCCTCCGGTGCCTGGTCGGGGCGCGACGCGACTCGGATCGCGGGTCTGCTGGCCGCGGACAACGCGGCGCGGCTGTACGGGCTGGTCCCGGCGGAGTCGTGA
- a CDS encoding sugar-binding transcriptional regulator yields the protein MNSSEENAVSAMSAGRSALRMGPAELVQAAAMARRFYLEGKSKIQIAEEFGVSRFKVARVLETALERDLVRIEIRVPAELDAERSDALRARYGLRHAVVVESPTEGEDESPDPENLGEVAADLLGELVTEGDVLGLAWGRSTIHMAAALDRLPPCTVVQLTGVYDAGTAERGSVEAVRRAAQVSGGEAHPIYAPMLLPDPATAAALRNQTGIARAFEYFDKVTVACVSIGSWEPGISTVHDMLSDEERAHYASLGVAAEMSAHLFDADGRRVGRDLGERCITVETDRLRRIPEVVAIAGGHRKAAAIGAVLRSGLVTSLVTDTSAADYLLTESRPAPRPALERADPDD from the coding sequence GTGAACAGCAGTGAGGAGAACGCGGTGTCTGCTATGTCGGCGGGACGGTCGGCCCTGCGGATGGGACCCGCGGAGCTGGTGCAGGCGGCGGCCATGGCCCGACGCTTCTATCTCGAGGGCAAATCCAAGATCCAGATCGCCGAGGAGTTCGGCGTCAGCCGCTTCAAGGTGGCCCGGGTCCTGGAGACCGCGCTCGAACGCGACCTCGTACGGATCGAGATCCGCGTCCCCGCCGAGCTGGACGCGGAGCGCTCCGACGCACTCCGCGCCCGCTACGGACTGCGGCACGCGGTGGTCGTGGAGTCCCCGACCGAGGGCGAGGACGAGTCGCCCGACCCGGAGAACCTCGGAGAGGTCGCGGCGGACCTCCTCGGTGAGCTCGTCACCGAGGGAGACGTGCTGGGCCTGGCCTGGGGGCGCTCCACGATCCACATGGCGGCCGCGCTCGACCGGCTGCCGCCCTGCACGGTCGTCCAGCTCACGGGGGTGTACGACGCCGGGACCGCGGAGCGCGGCTCGGTGGAGGCGGTGCGGCGCGCCGCACAGGTGTCCGGCGGCGAGGCGCACCCGATCTACGCGCCGATGCTGCTGCCGGACCCGGCGACCGCCGCCGCGCTGCGGAACCAGACGGGCATCGCCAGGGCCTTCGAGTACTTCGACAAGGTCACGGTCGCCTGTGTCTCGATCGGCTCGTGGGAGCCCGGCATCTCGACGGTGCACGACATGCTGAGCGACGAGGAGCGGGCGCACTACGCCTCGCTCGGCGTCGCGGCCGAGATGTCCGCCCATCTGTTCGACGCCGACGGCAGACGCGTCGGCCGTGACCTGGGCGAACGCTGTATCACGGTCGAGACCGACCGGCTGCGCCGCATTCCCGAAGTGGTCGCCATCGCAGGTGGCCACCGCAAGGCGGCGGCCATCGGGGCGGTCCTGCGGTCCGGCCTGGTGACCAGCCTGGTGACGGACACCTCGGCAGCGGACTACCTCCTCACGGAGTCCCGCCCCGCGCCGCGCCCGGCGCTGGAGCGGGCCGACCCGGACGACTGA